In the genome of Spirochaetia bacterium, one region contains:
- a CDS encoding XRE family transcriptional regulator: MTEGFEMEKNRIREARKRKGYTLAQVAEQTGYTVGFLSQLERNLKQPSLNTLRKIAACLECSEVWLITGETEEKNTWSGKIIKKEQEGTYCLAPTARLQMHMPELSTKYEILTPSNLPGDKKAKMTGLYVQLDVGCWASEKMISHCKMDESLFILQGKIDMHIDDEVFPMGVGDCAYVPENTLHNYQNTGDVVMIGIIYFSSLIY, encoded by the coding sequence ATGACAGAGGGATTCGAAATGGAGAAAAACAGGATAAGGGAAGCAAGGAAACGCAAGGGCTACACCTTGGCACAAGTAGCAGAGCAAACGGGATACACAGTAGGATTTCTCTCCCAACTGGAACGTAATCTCAAACAGCCGTCGCTCAATACACTGCGTAAGATTGCTGCATGTCTGGAATGTTCCGAAGTCTGGCTTATCACGGGAGAAACTGAGGAAAAGAATACTTGGAGCGGGAAAATAATCAAGAAGGAACAGGAAGGCACCTACTGTCTGGCTCCTACAGCCCGATTGCAGATGCACATGCCCGAACTTTCTACAAAGTATGAAATTCTCACTCCTTCCAACCTGCCTGGCGATAAGAAAGCGAAAATGACCGGCCTGTATGTACAGCTTGACGTAGGATGCTGGGCTTCTGAAAAAATGATTTCCCATTGCAAGATGGATGAAAGCCTTTTTATCCTGCAAGGAAAAATAGACATGCACATCGATGACGAAGTGTTTCCCATGGGAGTCGGAGACTGTGCCTATGTGCCTGAAAACACACTGCACAACTATCAGAACACCGGTGATGTCGTCATGATAGGTATCATTTATTTTTCTTCATTGATTTACTGA
- a CDS encoding nucleoside hydrolase, whose amino-acid sequence MKELLYDTDLIGDDLLTLMVIAGTKDVSLAGVTAYGRRIGALGRCRIAQQLLDYLGTTGVDIVPGADRPMLQDPLQGCIFCDNVISSYVSSKWDAQRIYQNQILDKKAAEYLVEKANKSPGKYTLLCTGPLTNLALALELDSTIATKFQEVYVMGGTYAVRGNSSPVAEANFYNDPEAAKLVFSHFSGIKIVGLDVTLRFAINRNTLSFSNESYLKNFFCDLVYSCCCAHKEKGTGLLMPLHDTLAFLELADPGILTFKKMKATIGTGAGRTRGMMVCCPDDGNVRLNSQYIAVDVDLDRARRYFAACMERIIK is encoded by the coding sequence ATGAAAGAATTGCTTTATGATACTGATTTGATTGGCGATGATTTATTGACACTTATGGTCATTGCAGGAACTAAAGATGTTTCCCTGGCAGGAGTCACTGCATATGGCCGAAGGATTGGTGCTCTTGGGCGTTGCAGGATTGCCCAGCAATTACTGGATTACCTAGGCACGACAGGTGTGGATATAGTACCAGGTGCTGATAGACCTATGTTGCAGGATCCATTACAGGGGTGTATATTTTGCGATAATGTTATTTCCAGTTACGTTTCTAGCAAATGGGATGCCCAGAGAATCTATCAGAATCAGATTCTAGACAAAAAAGCGGCAGAATATTTAGTTGAAAAGGCAAACAAGTCTCCGGGTAAGTATACACTCCTTTGTACAGGTCCTTTGACTAATCTTGCATTGGCTTTGGAACTTGATTCGACAATTGCTACAAAATTCCAGGAAGTTTATGTTATGGGTGGTACGTATGCTGTCAGAGGAAACAGTTCTCCTGTTGCAGAAGCAAATTTCTATAATGATCCTGAAGCTGCCAAATTGGTCTTTTCACACTTCTCAGGAATCAAAATTGTCGGATTGGATGTTACTCTTCGTTTTGCTATTAATCGGAATACTCTTTCTTTTTCCAATGAGTCTTATTTGAAAAATTTCTTTTGTGATCTTGTCTATTCTTGTTGCTGTGCTCATAAAGAAAAGGGGACAGGTCTGCTCATGCCATTGCATGATACGTTGGCTTTTCTTGAATTGGCTGATCCTGGAATCCTCACATTCAAAAAAATGAAGGCGACGATAGGAACAGGGGCTGGCCGTACCCGTGGTATGATGGTTTGCTGTCCTGATGATGGAAATGTCAGGCTAAACTCCCAGTATATTGCTGTTGATGTCGATCTTGACAGAGCCCGGCGATATTTTGCTGCTTGCATGGAAAGGATTATAAAATGA
- a CDS encoding dihydrodipicolinate synthase family protein: MKKLEGIIPYLISPVNDDGTVKLNVLSRLCNDLIASGVHGLCVFGSVGEFAYLTPGQKDSLLREVITTAAGRVPVVAGVSGFSIAQAVSEAIKFKNMGVDAIVVMLQAYFPLSEMQIANYFKSVASAVPDLPIILYSNPKYMHFEMSYAIFDQLIGVPNIQYFKDASGNTGKLLSIVNKYGNRFKIFSASAHIPTFVSLLGGIGWMAGPACLIPVQCVRLYELCKTHSYADALVLQKQLWKLNELFSTFHLVPCIKAGLEILGYDVGKPVLPLMPLSDKGKRQLEDILLEIRNS; the protein is encoded by the coding sequence ATGAAAAAACTGGAAGGTATCATTCCTTATCTGATCAGTCCTGTAAATGATGACGGAACCGTGAAGCTCAATGTTCTTTCCCGCTTATGCAATGACCTCATTGCAAGTGGTGTCCATGGCTTATGTGTTTTTGGAAGTGTCGGAGAATTTGCCTATTTGACTCCTGGGCAAAAGGACTCGTTGTTGAGAGAAGTCATAACAACAGCAGCCGGGAGAGTCCCTGTAGTAGCAGGAGTCTCTGGTTTTTCTATTGCTCAGGCTGTTTCTGAAGCTATTAAATTCAAGAATATGGGTGTGGATGCAATTGTTGTTATGTTGCAGGCTTATTTTCCTCTTTCAGAAATGCAGATTGCCAACTATTTCAAAAGTGTAGCATCTGCTGTCCCTGATCTTCCTATTATCTTATATTCAAATCCCAAATATATGCATTTTGAAATGTCATATGCTATTTTTGATCAGCTCATTGGTGTTCCGAATATACAATATTTCAAGGATGCGTCAGGCAATACCGGGAAGTTGTTGAGTATTGTCAATAAATATGGCAACAGGTTTAAGATATTCAGTGCATCTGCTCATATTCCTACGTTTGTTTCTTTGCTTGGAGGGATTGGATGGATGGCAGGGCCTGCATGTTTGATTCCTGTTCAATGTGTCCGGCTTTATGAATTGTGTAAAACACATTCTTATGCTGATGCTTTGGTTTTACAGAAGCAACTATGGAAATTGAATGAATTGTTTTCGACTTTTCATTTGGTTCCTTGCATTAAAGCCGGGCTCGAAATACTTGGTTATGATGTCGGTAAGCCTGTATTACCTCTAATGCCTCTTTCAGACAAAGGAAAGAGGCAATTGGAGGATATTCTTCTTGAAATCAGGAACTCTTAA
- a CDS encoding nucleoside hydrolase: MNKIPVVIDVDLGFGSRNADIDDALVLLLALNNPFFDVKAITTVGGNVSPEEVALNLDVLLKRIGFASIPHSNCCGRPLDPLLWVKERWHGSLSQDCLKDKEKTYSVDLLRHTIHNSNEKITILASGPLTNLALALATEPSLSTKIKQICLMGGTKTAPGLDSFPVEFNIKADPYAAAFVFSLLIPTYVFSLDVTKERKIIPEDLDVLNEAVPDGLVCNLREAFIRYMSYRSHKYGFDKPFSFIHDAYPVVYLLHPEFFSMTPCHIAVDTDCGLTNAMTVFDTKVTEQDSCFQYFASHADAVSILDFVFSEIVRKWGNIL; encoded by the coding sequence ATGAATAAAATTCCGGTTGTCATTGATGTTGATCTAGGTTTTGGATCAAGGAATGCAGATATTGATGATGCATTGGTATTGTTGCTTGCATTGAATAATCCTTTTTTTGATGTCAAGGCGATAACAACAGTGGGAGGGAATGTTTCTCCGGAGGAAGTTGCCTTAAACTTGGATGTGTTGCTGAAACGTATTGGTTTTGCCTCAATTCCTCATTCAAATTGCTGTGGACGACCTTTGGATCCTCTGCTTTGGGTAAAAGAAAGATGGCATGGTAGCCTGTCACAGGATTGTCTGAAAGATAAAGAAAAGACTTATAGTGTTGATTTGCTGAGACATACAATTCATAATTCAAATGAAAAGATAACGATTCTTGCAAGTGGCCCTTTGACTAATTTGGCTTTAGCTTTGGCGACAGAACCTTCTTTGTCTACGAAGATAAAGCAGATTTGTTTGATGGGTGGTACAAAGACAGCACCAGGTCTTGATTCCTTTCCTGTTGAATTCAATATCAAGGCAGACCCATATGCAGCGGCTTTTGTTTTTTCTTTGTTGATTCCGACTTATGTTTTCAGTTTGGATGTAACAAAGGAAAGAAAAATCATTCCTGAGGATTTGGATGTTCTGAACGAAGCAGTACCGGATGGTCTTGTTTGCAATTTGCGTGAAGCTTTTATCCGATATATGAGTTACCGGTCCCATAAATATGGCTTTGACAAGCCTTTTTCATTTATACATGATGCTTATCCTGTTGTTTACCTTTTACATCCTGAATTTTTTTCAATGACACCTTGTCACATAGCCGTAGATACCGATTGTGGATTGACAAATGCAATGACTGTCTTTGATACGAAAGTGACTGAACAGGATTCCTGTTTTCAGTACTTTGCATCTCATGCAGATGCAGTATCAATTCTTGATTTCGTGTTTTCGGAAATAGTACGAAAATGGGGAAATATCTTATGA
- a CDS encoding sugar ABC transporter permease, translating to MNTSREKFVPYFFLIPAFIGLVLFRIAPVISSLIESFLKVSFANGAQKSFCLFDNYKTALSDQVFIQALLNTLKFIIAIVPFEIIWAFALALLVNHPIKRIGIFRTIFFIPFTISLAITSTIWGIMYNPNGGFVNSIFELFRIPSQQFLTSASQALPSIIFFIAWRAVGYWMIFLISGLQNISPSLYESAQIDGARGYQSFFYITLPMMKRTFLFVLVANTTENILMFTPMYILTGGGPQNSTNVAMYEAYREVFIYADRGVGNAMVMLMIVLILLIIIAEFKLMRKED from the coding sequence ATGAACACTAGTAGAGAAAAATTTGTTCCATACTTTTTTCTTATTCCTGCTTTTATTGGACTCGTATTATTTCGTATTGCACCGGTTATCTCTTCTCTGATTGAAAGCTTTCTTAAAGTTTCATTTGCAAATGGTGCGCAGAAAAGCTTTTGTCTTTTTGACAATTACAAAACAGCTTTGTCAGATCAAGTTTTTATCCAAGCTTTACTTAATACATTAAAATTTATAATTGCCATTGTACCTTTTGAAATTATTTGGGCTTTTGCCTTGGCATTATTAGTCAACCATCCTATAAAAAGGATTGGCATTTTCAGAACAATATTCTTTATTCCTTTTACAATTTCGCTGGCAATTACTTCAACAATTTGGGGAATAATGTATAATCCGAATGGTGGTTTTGTAAATTCAATATTTGAACTTTTCAGAATACCTTCTCAACAATTCTTGACAAGTGCATCACAGGCATTGCCAAGTATAATCTTTTTCATTGCTTGGCGAGCTGTAGGTTATTGGATGATTTTCTTGATTTCTGGCTTGCAAAACATATCACCCTCTTTATATGAATCAGCACAAATTGATGGGGCGAGGGGATACCAAAGCTTTTTCTATATTACGCTTCCGATGATGAAGAGAACTTTCCTTTTTGTTTTGGTGGCAAATACTACCGAGAACATATTGATGTTTACCCCAATGTACATTTTGACAGGAGGTGGTCCTCAAAATTCTACAAATGTTGCAATGTACGAAGCGTATCGGGAAGTATTTATTTACGCTGATAGAGGAGTTGGAAATGCAATGGTCATGCTTATGATTGTTTTGATACTTCTGATAATAATTGCTGAATTCAAATTGATGAGAAAGGAAGATTAA
- a CDS encoding beta-lactamase family protein, with product MDTEKNIDKLFARWQSGNCPGGQVLVRKAGKTIYRKWFGMANLEYQVPINSQTLFHLASVSKQFTVMAILLLQEAHKLQVDDDIRKYVGDIIHIPVAITIRNLMNNTSGIRDQWELLMLRGVRIDDVITMQDVLATLSDQRNLNFTPGSRYLYSNSNFTLLAEIVNRVSGMPFPEFLRQKVFIPLGMNQTCVRNEVTQVLKNVAYSYIDRGNGKFAYQPLNFCLYGPTSVNSTVDDFVSVLDYYEGQLSSFGSQASRNFMFTRPILSNGLPSEYGAGLEFGSHKGLEFFGHGGVDAGFRSQILIFPKEHLDICIFSNTTNIAPKQAALRIADILLELPQEQSIESGKDLKEAMVGTYVNNDKDRPCQLTISENGKENFVEKNGYRIALHRLPDGSYQLGTLDAYISFCDSKALYKAAGRTYDLDKVLPAKELDGLEGTYTDTENSAVLQISQQGQEYIISRFRWPAAKLYQRSQDVLCFDVFDDLPSSLTLIRKEHAITGFSLDCGRSLHMIFQKQ from the coding sequence ATGGATACTGAAAAAAACATTGACAAGTTGTTTGCTAGGTGGCAGTCAGGAAATTGTCCAGGTGGCCAGGTACTTGTCAGGAAAGCAGGGAAGACAATATATAGGAAATGGTTCGGGATGGCCAATCTGGAATACCAGGTGCCTATCAATTCACAGACACTTTTCCATCTTGCATCGGTTTCCAAGCAGTTTACCGTCATGGCAATCCTGTTGCTTCAGGAAGCACACAAGCTACAGGTGGATGATGATATCCGGAAATATGTAGGAGATATCATACATATCCCGGTTGCCATTACCATTCGCAACCTCATGAACAATACCAGCGGGATACGTGACCAATGGGAACTCCTGATGCTCCGTGGGGTCAGGATTGATGATGTCATTACCATGCAGGATGTCCTAGCTACCCTTTCAGATCAAAGGAATCTGAATTTTACTCCCGGTTCAAGGTATCTGTATAGCAATTCTAATTTTACCCTGCTTGCAGAAATCGTAAACCGGGTATCAGGCATGCCTTTTCCTGAGTTCCTCAGGCAAAAGGTTTTCATTCCCCTTGGGATGAACCAGACCTGTGTACGGAATGAGGTCACACAGGTCCTGAAAAATGTTGCATATTCCTACATTGACAGAGGAAACGGCAAGTTTGCTTATCAACCTTTGAATTTCTGTCTTTATGGTCCGACAAGCGTCAACAGTACCGTCGATGATTTCGTGTCAGTCTTGGATTACTATGAAGGGCAACTATCTTCGTTTGGTTCCCAAGCCTCAAGAAACTTCATGTTTACCCGTCCGATCCTGTCAAATGGCCTTCCGAGTGAATACGGTGCCGGATTGGAATTCGGCAGCCATAAAGGACTGGAATTCTTCGGACATGGAGGTGTAGATGCAGGTTTTCGCTCCCAGATACTCATCTTCCCCAAGGAACATCTGGATATCTGTATCTTCAGCAATACGACGAATATTGCTCCGAAGCAAGCTGCCCTTCGTATCGCTGACATACTCCTGGAACTTCCGCAGGAACAGTCCATTGAAAGTGGAAAAGATTTGAAGGAAGCAATGGTCGGTACTTATGTGAACAATGACAAGGACAGGCCCTGTCAGCTTACAATCAGTGAAAATGGAAAGGAAAACTTTGTAGAGAAAAACGGTTACCGAATTGCGTTGCACCGTCTTCCTGATGGCAGTTATCAACTAGGCACATTGGATGCATATATATCATTCTGTGATTCCAAGGCACTCTACAAGGCAGCAGGCAGGACATATGATCTGGACAAAGTGCTCCCGGCAAAGGAGCTTGACGGTTTGGAAGGAACATATACCGATACTGAAAACAGCGCAGTACTTCAAATCAGCCAGCAAGGGCAGGAATACATCATTTCCCGTTTCAGATGGCCTGCTGCAAAACTCTACCAAAGGAGTCAGGATGTCCTCTGCTTTGATGTCTTCGATGACCTTCCATCATCCTTGACTTTGATACGGAAGGAACATGCCATTACAGGTTTTTCCCTTGATTGCGGCAGATCATTGCATATGATATTCCAAAAGCAATAG
- a CDS encoding bile acid:sodium symporter: MFIIALTLTALCAFLFPSVGTFLYQLGFVVNLCIMAMYFFLGIVVDIKEVKESLSEKKLFFITQVCIFIIAPIIALVTFLVLGNYCSKDSLLGLIFIGCVPTTMTSCIMLTKRYQGNTAAALCNAISSQLVGIFITPLIISFILKTQYQLVQPWQVVIKNLLMRVIIPFSLGQLCNFLAKGKLNKRVPNIISFYGIFVIIYINFSQVVSGNDFNALIGNFKLPIVGTCIICLLQLCITLIMGKATHISFGNRIALIFTGTQKTIGLGIPLSAIFFTNEPSLGMGVNMLLIIYYFLAMVFTSLIVKILIARRKKTDIGPVVSKV; this comes from the coding sequence ATGTTTATCATTGCTTTGACCTTGACAGCACTTTGTGCTTTCCTTTTTCCTTCAGTCGGGACTTTTCTATATCAATTGGGATTTGTAGTAAATCTATGCATAATGGCAATGTATTTTTTCCTTGGCATTGTCGTTGATATAAAAGAAGTCAAAGAATCACTTTCTGAGAAAAAGCTTTTTTTCATTACACAAGTTTGTATTTTCATTATTGCACCGATAATTGCTCTTGTTACTTTTCTTGTCCTTGGTAATTATTGTAGTAAAGATTCGTTGCTTGGACTGATATTCATCGGATGTGTGCCGACTACTATGACATCCTGTATCATGCTGACGAAACGTTACCAAGGAAATACTGCTGCAGCATTGTGTAATGCCATCAGCTCGCAATTGGTTGGTATATTCATTACACCCTTAATCATTTCTTTTATACTGAAAACCCAATATCAACTTGTACAACCTTGGCAAGTGGTTATTAAGAATCTTTTAATGAGGGTAATAATTCCTTTTTCTTTGGGACAACTTTGCAATTTCCTGGCAAAAGGAAAATTAAACAAACGTGTTCCGAATATCATTTCTTTCTATGGTATTTTTGTAATCATTTACATAAATTTTTCCCAGGTGGTTTCTGGTAATGATTTCAATGCACTTATTGGCAATTTTAAACTTCCGATTGTGGGGACCTGCATCATTTGTTTGTTACAACTTTGTATCACGCTTATAATGGGTAAGGCAACACATATTTCATTTGGAAATAGAATTGCTTTGATTTTTACGGGGACTCAGAAAACAATAGGACTTGGAATACCTCTGTCTGCGATTTTTTTTACTAACGAACCGTCATTGGGAATGGGCGTAAACATGCTATTGATAATATATTATTTCCTTGCAATGGTTTTTACCTCACTGATTGTAAAAATTCTTATAGCAAGAAGAAAAAAAACAGATATTGGTCCTGTTGTATCCAAAGTATGA
- a CDS encoding carbohydrate ABC transporter permease, translated as MCAFSFSVFDFKGKNTLFTLVLLTFMIPFSSIALPLYQIVSSLHMVDTYWGLILPAVANGLCVFLFRQFFLDIPKSYLEAARLDGANWWTIYSKIFMRMSIPIVVSAGIILFMYQWEAFLWPLIAGRSPSMKVIQVAIADLSQDNEVYWNQIFASCTLSLILPIAIVLPLQKYYIAGLTSSGLKG; from the coding sequence ATGTGTGCCTTTTCTTTTTCCGTTTTTGATTTCAAAGGAAAAAATACTTTGTTTACACTTGTATTGCTTACATTTATGATTCCTTTCAGTTCAATTGCCTTGCCACTGTACCAAATTGTCAGTTCACTGCATATGGTTGATACATATTGGGGATTGATTTTACCAGCTGTTGCTAATGGACTGTGTGTTTTTTTGTTCAGGCAATTCTTTCTTGATATTCCTAAGTCATATTTGGAAGCTGCAAGGCTTGATGGAGCAAATTGGTGGACAATTTATTCAAAGATATTCATGAGAATGTCAATTCCAATTGTTGTAAGTGCAGGAATCATACTTTTTATGTATCAGTGGGAAGCTTTCCTTTGGCCTTTGATTGCCGGGCGTTCACCTTCAATGAAAGTTATCCAAGTCGCAATTGCAGATTTGTCACAGGACAATGAAGTTTATTGGAACCAAATTTTTGCCTCTTGCACACTATCCTTGATTTTGCCGATTGCAATAGTCTTACCATTGCAAAAGTATTATATTGCCGGACTTACAAGCTCTGGATTAAAAGGTTAA
- a CDS encoding pyridoxal phosphate-dependent aminotransferase, which translates to MNYDFDTVIDRHNTDCLKWDHNKITYGTDDILPLWVADMDFKVPDAVLDAMQKRLEHGVFGYTYRSGRYNHIISEWVERQYGWHIHDDWITFSPGVVPAMALSLLAVTRPGDAVMILSPVYGPFSHVVTNNGRKLIDCLMDKDENGRYAFDIDKMESLVDKRLKVLMICNPHNPVGRVWSKEELLQLEQFAQRHDLLVISDEIHADFTFKGHKHIPFASLTPYAESHTIACYAPSKTFGLAGLSTSYIVIPDPKIRQAFDDILYSLEVDNGNIFGFVALEAAFTKCDDWLEQLLDYLEANRDYACDFFKERIPQIQVWKPEATYLLWLNCERLGFKDNKELDAFFINNAKIGCNRGVRFSPSSEQYMRLNFGCPRSLLTQGLEQLEQAVKALGAEQK; encoded by the coding sequence ATGAATTATGATTTTGATACGGTCATTGACCGACATAACACGGATTGTCTCAAATGGGACCACAACAAAATAACATACGGAACTGATGATATCCTCCCCTTGTGGGTTGCAGATATGGACTTCAAGGTTCCAGATGCAGTTCTGGATGCCATGCAGAAACGCTTGGAACACGGTGTATTCGGCTATACCTATAGGAGCGGAAGATACAACCATATCATCAGTGAATGGGTAGAAAGGCAATATGGCTGGCACATCCATGACGACTGGATTACCTTCAGCCCCGGTGTCGTTCCTGCAATGGCCCTTTCCCTGCTGGCTGTCACAAGGCCTGGAGATGCCGTAATGATTCTCAGTCCCGTGTATGGTCCTTTTTCCCATGTAGTGACCAACAACGGAAGGAAGTTGATCGACTGCCTGATGGACAAAGACGAAAACGGCCGATACGCATTCGACATCGACAAGATGGAATCCTTGGTAGACAAACGCCTCAAAGTCCTGATGATCTGCAATCCTCATAATCCTGTAGGAAGAGTCTGGTCCAAGGAAGAACTGTTGCAGCTTGAGCAGTTTGCACAACGGCATGACCTGTTGGTAATCTCTGATGAAATCCATGCAGATTTCACCTTCAAGGGACATAAGCATATTCCATTTGCTTCCCTCACCCCCTATGCCGAAAGCCATACCATTGCCTGCTACGCCCCAAGCAAGACATTCGGTCTTGCAGGGCTCTCCACTTCCTACATAGTCATTCCTGATCCGAAAATCAGGCAAGCCTTTGATGATATCCTCTACAGCCTTGAAGTGGACAATGGCAATATCTTTGGATTCGTGGCCCTTGAAGCGGCATTTACCAAGTGTGATGACTGGCTGGAACAGCTGCTGGACTATCTTGAGGCAAACAGGGACTATGCCTGCGACTTCTTCAAAGAAAGGATTCCCCAGATCCAGGTATGGAAACCGGAAGCAACCTATCTCCTTTGGCTGAACTGTGAGCGTCTTGGTTTCAAAGACAACAAGGAACTCGATGCATTCTTCATCAACAACGCCAAGATCGGCTGCAACAGAGGTGTTCGGTTCAGCCCTTCCAGCGAACAGTACATGCGTCTGAATTTCGGTTGTCCCAGGTCATTGCTGACGCAAGGCCTTGAACAATTGGAACAAGCGGTAAAAGCATTGGGAGCTGAACAGAAATGA
- a CDS encoding M55 family metallopeptidase, whose product MKIFISVDMEGLAGITNWKQETEEQERFRQSMHMQIRWIIDGIHNSTLQNKIEEILIADSHGSGTNLSYAQLSEFDDRISLISGSPRPYYMMSGLDATCSMVFFVGYHAGVGETEANMDHSFSSRLIHNLTINGKRMNESTTNAAYAGYLGIPVALVVGDSGLRKELIDQQMMPWVNFVCTKDSLGRTAAKFHCRKQLYEDTVTSVVSALDRNPADIPLYTFDAPYVLEIEFTDSAMAASVARLPNVQLKDARTISCQYENFPNLYEMIMYACTLAK is encoded by the coding sequence ATGAAGATTTTCATTTCCGTTGACATGGAAGGGTTGGCTGGAATTACCAACTGGAAACAGGAAACTGAAGAGCAGGAACGTTTTCGTCAATCAATGCATATGCAGATAAGATGGATCATCGACGGCATCCATAACAGCACACTACAGAACAAAATTGAAGAAATCCTTATTGCTGATTCCCATGGGTCCGGTACCAATCTTTCATATGCCCAATTGAGTGAGTTTGATGACCGCATCAGTCTGATAAGCGGTTCCCCGCGCCCCTACTATATGATGTCAGGACTTGACGCAACATGTTCCATGGTCTTCTTCGTCGGTTATCATGCCGGTGTAGGCGAAACAGAGGCAAATATGGACCACAGCTTTTCCAGCAGGTTGATCCATAACCTTACGATCAACGGCAAGCGCATGAATGAATCAACCACAAATGCTGCCTATGCCGGCTACCTTGGTATTCCGGTAGCCCTCGTCGTCGGAGACTCAGGACTCCGCAAGGAACTGATTGACCAGCAGATGATGCCATGGGTCAACTTTGTCTGCACCAAGGATTCACTGGGCCGGACTGCCGCAAAGTTCCATTGCAGGAAACAACTTTATGAAGACACCGTCACCTCTGTAGTCTCTGCCTTGGACAGGAATCCCGCAGACATTCCTCTGTATACGTTCGATGCTCCCTATGTATTGGAAATAGAGTTTACTGACTCAGCCATGGCTGCAAGCGTTGCAAGGCTTCCGAACGTACAGCTGAAAGATGCACGCACCATTTCCTGCCAATACGAAAACTTCCCGAATCTGTATGAAATGATCATGTACGCATGTACATTGGCAAAATAA
- a CDS encoding L-serine ammonia-lyase, iron-sulfur-dependent, subunit alpha produces the protein MNKQQLLDILAEEIKPSLGVTEPGAVAMCCSAASDLNSIGTQHIDIIVSPDIYKNCMAVGIPGFPEKGIKAAAALGAIGGDYRLKLEALKTVTDVQAKACTSLLASDGVSVSVSDNGKMLYIEASCKGSKGNGRCIIQDYHDSIVYREKNGKVLLDGRRPSDEEKMCTDGLTDVTIKELVALVETCSSDELELLALGADMNMEASKWGLAHRPGSAIGAHLKDLADGKRWVADDLTTELQIATCAASDVRVSGSPISIMTCAGSGNHGITAMVPIARAAQYLHIPRMKMLKALALSCLVTVYVKRFSGKLSGMCGCGVASGTGVACALTYMLDGSMIQMENSIKNMAGGITGMICDGAKEGCSLKLANAVASAVQSAILALSDVVIPNDNGIVGTTAEQTLRNMGTVSFPGMSSTDATILEVMQHWK, from the coding sequence ATGAACAAACAGCAACTCTTGGACATACTGGCAGAAGAAATCAAACCATCCTTGGGTGTCACGGAGCCCGGTGCTGTAGCCATGTGCTGCAGTGCCGCCTCTGACCTGAACTCCATCGGCACACAGCACATCGACATCATCGTCAGTCCCGATATCTATAAGAATTGCATGGCCGTCGGCATCCCCGGTTTCCCCGAGAAAGGAATCAAAGCTGCCGCTGCCCTCGGTGCAATCGGAGGAGATTACCGTCTGAAGCTTGAAGCACTGAAGACAGTGACTGATGTCCAGGCAAAAGCCTGCACATCCCTTTTGGCTTCTGATGGCGTATCTGTTTCGGTCTCTGACAATGGCAAGATGCTCTATATTGAAGCATCCTGCAAAGGTTCAAAAGGAAACGGCAGATGCATCATCCAGGATTACCACGATTCCATCGTATACCGCGAGAAAAACGGCAAGGTCCTTTTAGACGGCAGGAGGCCATCAGATGAAGAAAAAATGTGTACAGATGGCCTTACGGATGTTACAATCAAAGAATTGGTTGCATTGGTAGAAACCTGTAGTTCTGATGAACTTGAACTGCTTGCCCTCGGTGCCGATATGAACATGGAAGCATCAAAGTGGGGACTTGCGCACAGACCTGGCAGTGCAATCGGTGCACATCTGAAGGATCTGGCTGACGGAAAACGATGGGTCGCAGACGATTTGACTACAGAATTGCAGATTGCTACCTGTGCAGCGTCAGACGTCCGGGTATCGGGCAGTCCGATATCCATAATGACCTGTGCAGGCAGCGGGAACCATGGAATTACGGCAATGGTACCCATAGCCCGTGCTGCACAGTATCTGCATATTCCAAGGATGAAAATGCTGAAGGCATTGGCTCTGTCCTGCCTGGTCACCGTCTATGTCAAACGGTTCTCAGGGAAACTGTCGGGCATGTGTGGCTGCGGTGTCGCGTCAGGAACAGGAGTAGCCTGTGCTTTGACATATATGCTGGATGGGTCGATGATACAGATGGAGAACAGTATCAAGAACATGGCAGGAGGGATCACTGGTATGATTTGTGATGGCGCAAAAGAGGGTTGTTCCCTAAAATTGGCAAATGCAGTTGCCAGTGCCGTCCAATCAGCAATTCTGGCTTTGTCCGATGTGGTCATTCCCAATGACAATGGCATCGTTGGTACAACAGCAGAACAAACGTTGAGAAATATGGGAACCGTCAGCTTCCCGGGTATGTCTTCGACAGATGCAACTATTCTTGAAGTAATGCAACATTGGAAATGA